One genomic window of Ammospiza nelsoni isolate bAmmNel1 chromosome 4, bAmmNel1.pri, whole genome shotgun sequence includes the following:
- the RNF212 gene encoding probable E3 SUMO-protein ligase RNF212, which yields MAVPVFCNSCLAEPRAPTPRFCFTNCGHVFCEVCLQKGKKDECLVCRRACRTLVLSKETSADIQSLFMPIDVLSKKYSKEISQVSEFQEKYRKRLLKYHKQKIAKLEESLKKVTQQIQQLQCVKPPENTTPLPFSSSSRNPSIASRKQNVYSSYSLHSSRPSTSETMEAMEIDPVPSPMRKLETPTGPTRLSVITPPQDGRMGSVSYRTSQIALIKPSQSSGTGSTRSTPALRLPHSSCPSSAASQSSQRGSWANSDFRTPQLYPFTSPSPQLPLSRQPITISGLLQRQHLGSANLGGRSAER from the exons ATGGCCGTGCCCGTCTTCTGCAACTCCTGCCTGGCCGAGCCCCGCGCCCCCACGCCGCGGTTCTGCTTCACCAACTGCGGCCACGTTTTCTGTGAGGTTTGCCTGCAGAAAG GCAAAAAAGATGAATGTCTGGTCTGTAGGAGGGCTTGTCGTACCTTAGTCCTTTCAAAAGAG ACAAGTGCTGATATTCAATCACTGTTCATGCCAATAGATGTGTTAAGCAAGAAATATTCAAAAGAAATATCACAG gtatcagaatttcaagaaaaatatcGTAAGCGTTTATTAAAATACCACAAACAAAAG ATAGCAAAGCTGGAAGAGTCTCTCAAGAAAGTAACACAACAAATTCAACAGCTACAATG TGTGAAGCCTCCTGAAAACACTACACCGCTGCCATTTTCCAGTTCGAGCAGAAATCCATCCA TTGCTTCAAGGAAACAGAATGTTTATTCTTCATATTCTCTTCATTCGAGTCGTCCTTCCACTTCTGAAAC GATGGAGGCAATGGAGATTGATCCTGTACCTTCACCAATGAGGAAA CTGGAGACACCAACTGGTCCAACAAGATTATCAGTAATAACTCCACCACAGGATGGACGTATGG GGAGTGTATCCTACAGGACTTCTCAGATAGCTCTAATAAAGCCAAGTCAGAGTAGTGGAACAGGATCTACAAG ATCCACCCCTGCGCTGAGATTACCACACAGTTCCTGTCCATCATCAGCTGCATCCCAGAGCAGTCAGAGGGGATCATGGGCTAATTCTGATTTCAGAACCCCTCAGCTGTATCCATTTACATCAccttccccacagctgcctctgTCCAGGCAGCCAATCACCATCTCTGGGCTTCTGCAGAGACAACA
- the LOC132072619 gene encoding LOW QUALITY PROTEIN: transmembrane emp24 domain-containing protein 11-like (The sequence of the model RefSeq protein was modified relative to this genomic sequence to represent the inferred CDS: inserted 2 bases in 1 codon): MLSHSPEHAVVVCKCVTSSCLFSQVFFSLKNTPISSKQGTTTGLQALXDLLASKAVQQGYIKNMKSKLIGFLMNFWISFSLALYFHMGEREEKCIIEDIPSDTLVVGNYKVQRWDLHTHDFLESAPGLGMFVTVTSPTGEVLLSKLYGPQGTFTFTSYISGEHIICFQSNSTRFVVIAGSKLRIHLDIRVGEHFLDESAIQAKDKVNEVNIRLENLIEQIHHVTREQEYEREREEKFRKTSEETNSNILWWAIVQTLVLISVGIWQIKSLRDFFISKKLV, encoded by the exons ATGTTATCTCATTCTCCAGAACACGCTGTAGTTGTTTGTAAATGTGTAACCAGCAGCTGCCTTTTCtcacaggtttttttctctctcaaaaaTACTCCGATAAGCAGCAAACAAGGAACAACCACAGGACTACAGGCACT GGACTTACTAGCTTCAAAAGCAGTACAGCAGggatatataaaaaatatgaaaagcaaattaatagGATTTCTTATGAacttttggatttctttttcactCGCTTTGTATTTTCACatgggagaaagagaagagaaatgcaTAATTGAAGATATTCCCAGCGACACCCTGGTAGTTG GGAATTACAAAGTACAACGCTGGGATTTACATACACATGACTTTCTTGAATCTGCTCCTGGTTTGGGAATGTTTGTGACTGTCACAAGCCCTACTGGTGAG GTACTGTTGTCAAAACTGTATGGGCCACAAGGGACCTTTACTTTTACATCCTACATCTCTGGGGAGCACATCATCTGTTTCCAGTCCAACTCCACAAGATTTGTAGTGATTGCAGGAAGCAAACTG cgCATCCACTTGGACATCAGAGTTGGAGAACATTTTTTGGATGAATCTGCTATTCAAGCCAAAGACAAAGTGAATGAAGTTAATATCAGACTAGAGAATCTAATTGAGCAAATTCATCATGTAACCAGAGAACAAGAGTATGAAAGA GAGCGTGAAGAAAAGTTTCGGAAAACAAGCGAAGAAACCAACAGCAATATTTTGTGGTGGGCTATAGTACAAACACTAGTCCTCATCTCTGTTGGAATCTGGCAAATCAAATCTCTCAGAGATTTCTTCATATCTAAGAAGCTTGTTTAA